The following coding sequences lie in one Pungitius pungitius chromosome 18, fPunPun2.1, whole genome shotgun sequence genomic window:
- the fubp3 gene encoding far upstream element-binding protein 3 isoform X2: MMMMAELVQGQASVAQPGTKDDFADTIRRVRQMAAKMGGDQMPNMNSSPPVIDHSLYGFGGQKRSLDNGGNHLGAMVHQRALATEDYKVPDKMVGFIIGKGGEQISRIQLESGCKIQIASDSGGMLDRPCTLTGSPENIDQAKRLLSEIVEQCRYGPGFHSDMDGSSIQQILIPANKVGLVIGKGGETIKQLQERTGVQMIMIQDDPMPTGADKPLRITGEPHKVQQARELVVKLIRDKDQGDFRVGRADFGSKMGGSSLDVVVPRFAVGIIIGRNGEMIKKIQNDAGVRIQFKQDDGVSSDRIAQVMGQPDHCHHAVHLINELVQTAQERDGFGGVVGRRGRSDCNMGSSPGLQEVTYAVPADKCGLVIGKGGETIKNIKEQSRAHVELQRNPPPNTDPNVRIFSIRGTPQQLEKARQLIDERIGGPGMGGNSSFGMNPYNQGPTTPPQHGAQTFMTGGWGTTFQIWQPQGQQEHSHNGSQTSQMDWEQYYKKLGQQNQAQSTAPEYNKAWGQTAGPASQQTSNPDYNAWVDFYRQPMAYFNQGAQQTQAPGLQDH, translated from the exons atgatgatgatggcggaGCTGGTTCAGGGACAGGCCTCGGTGGCTCAGCCCGGAACGAAAGATGACTTCGCGGACACGATACGCCGCGTTCGACAG ATGGCAGCCAAGATGGGAGGAGACCAGATGCCCAACATGAACAGTTCCCCTCCGGTCATAGACCACTCCCTCTATGGCTTTGGGGGGCAGAAACGCTCCTTAGACAATGGCG GGAACCACCTTGGTGCGATGGTACATCAAAG GGCTCTTGCTACAGAAGACTACAAAGTGCCTGATAAGATGGTGGGATTCA TCattggaaaaggaggagaacaGATCTCAAGAATTCAGCTGGAATCTGGTTGCAAGATCCAGATTGCTTCAG ACAGCGGAGGCATGTTGGACAGGCCCTGCACGCTCACTGGAAGCCCAGAGAACATTGA TCAGGCCAAGCGGCTGCTGAGCGAGATCGTGGAGCAGTGTCGGTACGGTCCGGGCTTTCACAGCGACATGGACGGCAGTTCCATCCAACAGATCCTCATCCCTGCCAACAAAGTCGGCCTCGTCATCGGCAAAGGAGGAGAGACCATCAaacagctgcag GAGAGGACTGGAGTGCAGATGATAATGATTCAGGATGACCCGATGCCCACTGGAGCAGACAAGCCCCTGAGAATCACTGGGGAGCCCCACAAAGTGCAG CAAGCCCGTGAACTGGTGGTAAAGCTCATCCGAGACAAGGACCAAGGAGACTTCAGGGTTGGCAGAGCAGACTTTGGATCCAAAATGGGGGGAAGCAGTCTGGAT GTGGTTGTGCCCAGATTTGCTGTCGGCATCATCATCGGCAGGAATGGGGAAATGATCAAGAAGATTCAGAATGATGCGGGGGTCAGGATCCAATTCAAACAAG ATGATGGCGTCAGCTCTGACCGAATCGCCCAGGTGATGGGTCAGCCAGACCACTGCCACCATGCAGTCCACCTCATCAACGAACTGGTTCAAACTGCTCAG GAGCGAGATGGATTTGGGGGTGTGGTCGGTCGTCGGGGGCGCAGTGACTGTAACATGGGAAGCTCTCCGGGACTGCAGGAGGTGACATACGCGGTACCTGCCGATAAGTGTGGACTAGTGATCGGCAAAG GTGGAGAAACCATCAAGAACATCAAAGAGCAGTCTCGTGCCCACGTGGAGCTGCAGAGAAACCCACCGCCCAACACAGACCCCAACGTGCGCATCTTCTCCATCCGAGGCACCCCTCAGCAGTTGGAGAAGGCTCGCCAGCTGATCGACGAGAGAATTGGG GGCCCAGGAATGGGGGGCAACAGCAGCTTCGGTATGAATCCCTACAACCAAGGACCAACCACTCCTCCACAACA TGGGGCTCAGACGTTCATGACCGGAGGCTGGGGTACAACTTTTCAAATCTGGCAGCCTCAAGGCCAACAGGAGCACA GTCACAATGGATCCCAGACGAGCCAGATGGACTGGGAGCAGTATTATAAAAAGCTAG GTCAGCAAAACCAAGCCCAGAGCACTGCTCCTGAATACAACAAAGCTTGGG GCCAGACAGCTGGTCCTGCATCTCAGCAGACCTCTAATCCCGACTACAACGCTTGGGTCGACTTCTACAGGCAGCCGATGGCCTACTTCAACCAGGGCGCACAGCAGACACAAGCCCCGGGCCTTCAG GATCATTAA
- the fubp3 gene encoding far upstream element-binding protein 3 isoform X3, translated as MMMMAELVQGQASVAQPGTKDDFADTIRRVRQMAAKMGGDQMPNMNSSPPVIDHSLYGFGGQKRSLDNGVGNHLGAMVHQRALATEDYKVPDKMVGFIIGKGGEQISRIQLESGCKIQIASDSGGMLDRPCTLTGSPENIDQAKRLLSEIVEQCRYGPGFHSDMDGSSIQQILIPANKVGLVIGKGGETIKQLQERTGVQMIMIQDDPMPTGADKPLRITGEPHKVQQARELVVKLIRDKDQGDFRVGRADFGSKMGGSSLDVVVPRFAVGIIIGRNGEMIKKIQNDAGVRIQFKQDDGVSSDRIAQVMGQPDHCHHAVHLINELVQTAQERDGFGGVVGRRGRSDCNMGSSPGLQEVTYAVPADKCGLVIGKGGETIKNIKEQSRAHVELQRNPPPNTDPNVRIFSIRGTPQQLEKARQLIDERIGGPGMGGNSSFGMNPYNQGPTTPPQHGAQTFMTGGWGTTFQIWQPQGQQEHSQQNQAQSTAPEYNKAWGQTAGPASQQTSNPDYNAWVDFYRQPMAYFNQGAQQTQAPGLQDH; from the exons atgatgatgatggcggaGCTGGTTCAGGGACAGGCCTCGGTGGCTCAGCCCGGAACGAAAGATGACTTCGCGGACACGATACGCCGCGTTCGACAG ATGGCAGCCAAGATGGGAGGAGACCAGATGCCCAACATGAACAGTTCCCCTCCGGTCATAGACCACTCCCTCTATGGCTTTGGGGGGCAGAAACGCTCCTTAGACAATGGCG TAGGGAACCACCTTGGTGCGATGGTACATCAAAG GGCTCTTGCTACAGAAGACTACAAAGTGCCTGATAAGATGGTGGGATTCA TCattggaaaaggaggagaacaGATCTCAAGAATTCAGCTGGAATCTGGTTGCAAGATCCAGATTGCTTCAG ACAGCGGAGGCATGTTGGACAGGCCCTGCACGCTCACTGGAAGCCCAGAGAACATTGA TCAGGCCAAGCGGCTGCTGAGCGAGATCGTGGAGCAGTGTCGGTACGGTCCGGGCTTTCACAGCGACATGGACGGCAGTTCCATCCAACAGATCCTCATCCCTGCCAACAAAGTCGGCCTCGTCATCGGCAAAGGAGGAGAGACCATCAaacagctgcag GAGAGGACTGGAGTGCAGATGATAATGATTCAGGATGACCCGATGCCCACTGGAGCAGACAAGCCCCTGAGAATCACTGGGGAGCCCCACAAAGTGCAG CAAGCCCGTGAACTGGTGGTAAAGCTCATCCGAGACAAGGACCAAGGAGACTTCAGGGTTGGCAGAGCAGACTTTGGATCCAAAATGGGGGGAAGCAGTCTGGAT GTGGTTGTGCCCAGATTTGCTGTCGGCATCATCATCGGCAGGAATGGGGAAATGATCAAGAAGATTCAGAATGATGCGGGGGTCAGGATCCAATTCAAACAAG ATGATGGCGTCAGCTCTGACCGAATCGCCCAGGTGATGGGTCAGCCAGACCACTGCCACCATGCAGTCCACCTCATCAACGAACTGGTTCAAACTGCTCAG GAGCGAGATGGATTTGGGGGTGTGGTCGGTCGTCGGGGGCGCAGTGACTGTAACATGGGAAGCTCTCCGGGACTGCAGGAGGTGACATACGCGGTACCTGCCGATAAGTGTGGACTAGTGATCGGCAAAG GTGGAGAAACCATCAAGAACATCAAAGAGCAGTCTCGTGCCCACGTGGAGCTGCAGAGAAACCCACCGCCCAACACAGACCCCAACGTGCGCATCTTCTCCATCCGAGGCACCCCTCAGCAGTTGGAGAAGGCTCGCCAGCTGATCGACGAGAGAATTGGG GGCCCAGGAATGGGGGGCAACAGCAGCTTCGGTATGAATCCCTACAACCAAGGACCAACCACTCCTCCACAACA TGGGGCTCAGACGTTCATGACCGGAGGCTGGGGTACAACTTTTCAAATCTGGCAGCCTCAAGGCCAACAGGAGCACA GTCAGCAAAACCAAGCCCAGAGCACTGCTCCTGAATACAACAAAGCTTGGG GCCAGACAGCTGGTCCTGCATCTCAGCAGACCTCTAATCCCGACTACAACGCTTGGGTCGACTTCTACAGGCAGCCGATGGCCTACTTCAACCAGGGCGCACAGCAGACACAAGCCCCGGGCCTTCAG GATCATTAA
- the fubp3 gene encoding far upstream element-binding protein 3 isoform X1 — MMMMAELVQGQASVAQPGTKDDFADTIRRVRQMAAKMGGDQMPNMNSSPPVIDHSLYGFGGQKRSLDNGVGNHLGAMVHQRALATEDYKVPDKMVGFIIGKGGEQISRIQLESGCKIQIASDSGGMLDRPCTLTGSPENIDQAKRLLSEIVEQCRYGPGFHSDMDGSSIQQILIPANKVGLVIGKGGETIKQLQERTGVQMIMIQDDPMPTGADKPLRITGEPHKVQQARELVVKLIRDKDQGDFRVGRADFGSKMGGSSLDVVVPRFAVGIIIGRNGEMIKKIQNDAGVRIQFKQDDGVSSDRIAQVMGQPDHCHHAVHLINELVQTAQERDGFGGVVGRRGRSDCNMGSSPGLQEVTYAVPADKCGLVIGKGGETIKNIKEQSRAHVELQRNPPPNTDPNVRIFSIRGTPQQLEKARQLIDERIGGPGMGGNSSFGMNPYNQGPTTPPQHGAQTFMTGGWGTTFQIWQPQGQQEHSHNGSQTSQMDWEQYYKKLGQQNQAQSTAPEYNKAWGQTAGPASQQTSNPDYNAWVDFYRQPMAYFNQGAQQTQAPGLQDH, encoded by the exons atgatgatgatggcggaGCTGGTTCAGGGACAGGCCTCGGTGGCTCAGCCCGGAACGAAAGATGACTTCGCGGACACGATACGCCGCGTTCGACAG ATGGCAGCCAAGATGGGAGGAGACCAGATGCCCAACATGAACAGTTCCCCTCCGGTCATAGACCACTCCCTCTATGGCTTTGGGGGGCAGAAACGCTCCTTAGACAATGGCG TAGGGAACCACCTTGGTGCGATGGTACATCAAAG GGCTCTTGCTACAGAAGACTACAAAGTGCCTGATAAGATGGTGGGATTCA TCattggaaaaggaggagaacaGATCTCAAGAATTCAGCTGGAATCTGGTTGCAAGATCCAGATTGCTTCAG ACAGCGGAGGCATGTTGGACAGGCCCTGCACGCTCACTGGAAGCCCAGAGAACATTGA TCAGGCCAAGCGGCTGCTGAGCGAGATCGTGGAGCAGTGTCGGTACGGTCCGGGCTTTCACAGCGACATGGACGGCAGTTCCATCCAACAGATCCTCATCCCTGCCAACAAAGTCGGCCTCGTCATCGGCAAAGGAGGAGAGACCATCAaacagctgcag GAGAGGACTGGAGTGCAGATGATAATGATTCAGGATGACCCGATGCCCACTGGAGCAGACAAGCCCCTGAGAATCACTGGGGAGCCCCACAAAGTGCAG CAAGCCCGTGAACTGGTGGTAAAGCTCATCCGAGACAAGGACCAAGGAGACTTCAGGGTTGGCAGAGCAGACTTTGGATCCAAAATGGGGGGAAGCAGTCTGGAT GTGGTTGTGCCCAGATTTGCTGTCGGCATCATCATCGGCAGGAATGGGGAAATGATCAAGAAGATTCAGAATGATGCGGGGGTCAGGATCCAATTCAAACAAG ATGATGGCGTCAGCTCTGACCGAATCGCCCAGGTGATGGGTCAGCCAGACCACTGCCACCATGCAGTCCACCTCATCAACGAACTGGTTCAAACTGCTCAG GAGCGAGATGGATTTGGGGGTGTGGTCGGTCGTCGGGGGCGCAGTGACTGTAACATGGGAAGCTCTCCGGGACTGCAGGAGGTGACATACGCGGTACCTGCCGATAAGTGTGGACTAGTGATCGGCAAAG GTGGAGAAACCATCAAGAACATCAAAGAGCAGTCTCGTGCCCACGTGGAGCTGCAGAGAAACCCACCGCCCAACACAGACCCCAACGTGCGCATCTTCTCCATCCGAGGCACCCCTCAGCAGTTGGAGAAGGCTCGCCAGCTGATCGACGAGAGAATTGGG GGCCCAGGAATGGGGGGCAACAGCAGCTTCGGTATGAATCCCTACAACCAAGGACCAACCACTCCTCCACAACA TGGGGCTCAGACGTTCATGACCGGAGGCTGGGGTACAACTTTTCAAATCTGGCAGCCTCAAGGCCAACAGGAGCACA GTCACAATGGATCCCAGACGAGCCAGATGGACTGGGAGCAGTATTATAAAAAGCTAG GTCAGCAAAACCAAGCCCAGAGCACTGCTCCTGAATACAACAAAGCTTGGG GCCAGACAGCTGGTCCTGCATCTCAGCAGACCTCTAATCCCGACTACAACGCTTGGGTCGACTTCTACAGGCAGCCGATGGCCTACTTCAACCAGGGCGCACAGCAGACACAAGCCCCGGGCCTTCAG GATCATTAA
- the LOC119226186 gene encoding PR domain zinc finger protein 12-like isoform X2: MGSVLPADALALKSGFKCPSRSLSDVITSDILHSFLYGRWRNVLGEHLAEERHSGSPKTAFTAEVLAQSFVGEVQKLSSLVLPSEVIIAQSSIPGEGLGIFSKTWIKAGTEMGPFTGRVLSPEHVDLLKNNNLMWEVFNDDGTVRYFIDASQEDQRSWMTYIKCARNEQEQNLEVVQIGSTIFYKASETIPPDQELLVWYGNTQNTFLGIPGVPGIDEEHLKKTRSDSHPCEGPSSCSPPASTTTAGRMRCVICHRGFNSRSNLRSHMRIHTLDKPFVCRFCNRRFSQSSTLRNHVRLHTGERPYKCHVCQSAYSQLAGLRAHQKSARHKPAAHAAEVTSKVSPPPPQMAAMPHQHQMPMVHHIPTMVL; this comes from the exons atGGGCTCCGTGCTACCAGCCGACGCTTTGGCTCTCAAGTCTGGATTTAAGTGTCCGAGTCGCTCGCTCTCGGACGTGATCACCTCGGACATCCTGCACAGCTTCCTGTACGGCAGGTGGAGGAACGTGCTGGGCGAACACCTGGCGGAGGAGCGGCACAGCGGCAGCCCCAAGACCGCGTTCACCGCGGAGGTGCTGGCCCAGTCCTTCGTCGGAG AGGTGCAGAAGCTGTCCAGCCTGGTGCTGCCCAGCGAGGTGATCATCGCTCAGAGCTCCATCCCCGGGGAAGGTCTGGGCATCTTCTCGAAGACCTGGATCAAAGCGGGAACCGAGATGGGTCCTTTCACGGGGAGAGTCCTGTCCCCCGAACACGTGGACCTGCTCAAGAACAACAACCTCATGTGGGAG GTGTTCAACGACGACGGCACGGTGCGCTACTTCATCGACGCCAGCCAGGAGGACCAACGCAGCTGGATGACCTACATCAAGTGCGCCAGGAACGAACAGGAGCAAAACCTGGAGGTGGTGCAGATCGGCAGCACTATCTTCTACAAGGCGTCCGAG ACTATCCCGCCGGACCAGGAGCTTCTCGTCTGGTACGGAAACACCCAAAACACGTTCCTGGGGATCCCCGGAGTTCCGGGAATAGATGAAGAACACCTGAAGAAAACCAGGAGTG ACTCCCACCCCTGCGAGGGCCCTTCCTCATGCTCCCCACCCGCCTCCACCACCACGGCCGGTCGGATGCGCTGCGTCATCTGCCACCGCGGCTTCAACTCGCGCAGCAACCTGCGCTCCCACATGCGCATCCACACCCTGGACAAGCCCTTCGTCTGCCGCTTCTGCAACCGCCGCTTCAGCCAGTCGTCCACGCTGCGGAACCACGTCCGCCTGCACACCGGGGAGAGGCCCTACAAGTGTCACGTCTGTCAGAGCGCCTACTCCCAGCTGGCGGGCCTGAGGGCGCACCAGAAGAGCGCACGGCACAAACCGGCGGCGCACGCCGCCGAAGTGACGTCCAAAgtgtcccctcctcccccgcagATGGCGGCCATGCCCCACCAGCACCAGATGCCCATGGTGCACCACATCCCCACCATGGTGCTATGA
- the LOC119226186 gene encoding PR domain zinc finger protein 12-like isoform X1: protein MGSVLPADALALKSGFKCPSRSLSDVITSDILHSFLYGRWRNVLGEHLAEERHSGSPKTAFTAEVLAQSFVGEVQKLSSLVLPSEVIIAQSSIPGEGLGIFSKTWIKAGTEMGPFTGRVLSPEHVDLLKNNNLMWEVFNDDGTVRYFIDASQEDQRSWMTYIKCARNEQEQNLEVVQIGSTIFYKASETIPPDQELLVWYGNTQNTFLGIPGVPGIDEEHLKKTRSEDSHPCEGPSSCSPPASTTTAGRMRCVICHRGFNSRSNLRSHMRIHTLDKPFVCRFCNRRFSQSSTLRNHVRLHTGERPYKCHVCQSAYSQLAGLRAHQKSARHKPAAHAAEVTSKVSPPPPQMAAMPHQHQMPMVHHIPTMVL, encoded by the exons atGGGCTCCGTGCTACCAGCCGACGCTTTGGCTCTCAAGTCTGGATTTAAGTGTCCGAGTCGCTCGCTCTCGGACGTGATCACCTCGGACATCCTGCACAGCTTCCTGTACGGCAGGTGGAGGAACGTGCTGGGCGAACACCTGGCGGAGGAGCGGCACAGCGGCAGCCCCAAGACCGCGTTCACCGCGGAGGTGCTGGCCCAGTCCTTCGTCGGAG AGGTGCAGAAGCTGTCCAGCCTGGTGCTGCCCAGCGAGGTGATCATCGCTCAGAGCTCCATCCCCGGGGAAGGTCTGGGCATCTTCTCGAAGACCTGGATCAAAGCGGGAACCGAGATGGGTCCTTTCACGGGGAGAGTCCTGTCCCCCGAACACGTGGACCTGCTCAAGAACAACAACCTCATGTGGGAG GTGTTCAACGACGACGGCACGGTGCGCTACTTCATCGACGCCAGCCAGGAGGACCAACGCAGCTGGATGACCTACATCAAGTGCGCCAGGAACGAACAGGAGCAAAACCTGGAGGTGGTGCAGATCGGCAGCACTATCTTCTACAAGGCGTCCGAG ACTATCCCGCCGGACCAGGAGCTTCTCGTCTGGTACGGAAACACCCAAAACACGTTCCTGGGGATCCCCGGAGTTCCGGGAATAGATGAAGAACACCTGAAGAAAACCAGGAGTG AAGACTCCCACCCCTGCGAGGGCCCTTCCTCATGCTCCCCACCCGCCTCCACCACCACGGCCGGTCGGATGCGCTGCGTCATCTGCCACCGCGGCTTCAACTCGCGCAGCAACCTGCGCTCCCACATGCGCATCCACACCCTGGACAAGCCCTTCGTCTGCCGCTTCTGCAACCGCCGCTTCAGCCAGTCGTCCACGCTGCGGAACCACGTCCGCCTGCACACCGGGGAGAGGCCCTACAAGTGTCACGTCTGTCAGAGCGCCTACTCCCAGCTGGCGGGCCTGAGGGCGCACCAGAAGAGCGCACGGCACAAACCGGCGGCGCACGCCGCCGAAGTGACGTCCAAAgtgtcccctcctcccccgcagATGGCGGCCATGCCCCACCAGCACCAGATGCCCATGGTGCACCACATCCCCACCATGGTGCTATGA